In Colletotrichum destructivum chromosome 1, complete sequence, the sequence TCGTAGTTGAACGCTATGATATCTTCGAGAGACTTGATGTCGGTGTTCTCCAGCTCCGAGAGATAGgcgttgatgttgttgtaGAAGTCGACCTTGACAACCGTGTACTCGGACTCGTTCGCGTATCCCCTTGTCGTGCCGTAGTCCCAGTCCCAGCCGTCCGGGCTGACGATCCTTTCATAGTCGGTGATCTCGGTGTTGTTAATAATGGTCGCCcctgccgccgtcatgaGCTTGAGAACTTGTCCCAGAATCTCCTTTTGCTCATCATCTGCGTAAACCCAGAAGCTGTTCCAGGGCAGACCGAAAGTGGCCCCTTTCAGGATTTCCTTTGTCGAGAGGAACTGCGCGAACCCGCCCTCAGGAGTGCGTCCCTCTTGAGGCAAGGTGTAGTTGTCTCGTGGGTCGATCCCGTATATGGCATCGAAAGCGTACACCGCATCTCTGACCGTGCGACCAAACGTTCCCACGGAATCTTGATGTTCGCTCTCGGGGATGACGCTATCAGACGTAAGCAATCTTTTCATCACGGTTATCTAGAAAGTCCAGCATACCCGGCTCGAGAGGTAAGGCCAACAGTAGGCTTGAATCCCACAATGGCGTTGCGCTCCGCGGGGTTGATGACACTGCCATCAGTCTCCGTGCCCAGCGAgaaggcgatggcgttggctGCAACACCAACAGCGCTGCCCGTGCTGCTCCCACCCGGGTTGAGGGTGAAGTTGTACGGGCTCCTACACTGGCCGCCCCGCGCGGAGAAGCCTTCGGAGTAGTTGTTGCTGCGCATGTCGGCCCACTCGCTCAGCGCCGCCTTGCCGAACAATACCGCGCCCGCGTCTCGGAGGCGGGCGACCACGTGAGCGTCGCGGGGGACGACGCTGCCCAGGAGGGCGAAGCTCCCGGCAGTGGTCTCCATGTTGTCCTTCGTCGCGATGTTGTCCTTGACCGTGAACGGGATCCCATGAAGAGGACCGCGGACCTTTCCGGCCTTGCGCTCTGCGTCCATCTTTGCAGCAATCTGAAAGACGTCAGGGTTGATTTGCAGAACAGAGCTATTTGTTTTTCCATCTTAGCTTCTTCCACAACCCCAGCCTTCGCTAACAGACACCGTCTTCACTGGGATTTCGCAACTGGGATCTCGCTTACTGTATGTACTCTTGCGTCTGGTACGTCCGCTCAAGGTAGCAACCAACCAACTGCCGCGAAGTCAGGGTTCCCGCCTCCATGGCAGCCTGCATTTGGTCAATGGTGGCCTCCTCCAACGGAAAGGTCCCACACGGTGACATTGGGAAAAGATCCGCAGAATCAACGTTTTCCAACAGCGGAAACACTGACGGAATCGTTGACGAGGAGTTGCCATGCCACGCGTGGGAACCAGCGTAGGAGCTGACACCAGAGGCGTGAAGGCTTGCCGCAATAGCAAACCAGGCTGTAGCTCGCTGCATCGTGGACCCAAGTGACGATCTTCTTGTGCGTTTTGGCCCAGTGTCTGTTGGAGACTTCAACTCGGACagaaaacaagaagaatTCACTGCAAACGAAGAGGCGAGCTACACAGCCACAGTCGAGTGTCCCCTTCTGCAGCTTTTTAAGGCCGCACACCTCACCTGATAAGCTGCCGTGCAACCTGCCCCGCTCCGGGACGCCCATCCGGGGCGGCAGATAGCGGCGGGGCACAGGTCTTGCTCATGGTTGGTCGTCATCCACGGGCCGTGATAGGAAATGATAGGTGATAAGGGAGTTACACACGACAATACGTGGACTTGGGAGTCACGGACTTGGACGAGTCGCCGGGACGACCCTTTTTCAACGCTATGTGCGGTATGTTAATCTCTGCGAAGAGCTATCACAACGCGGACGCCAGATCTCGGGAAAAAACAAATTGACGAGTCATGGCGATGGTACCCCTGCGACTATGGCCCAATGCAATCGGCTTCATAAACGAAAACAAATTTAGAAGCAAACGTTGAAACGTTTTGGCAACCCGTCTAGCCCTCGGGTGACAAGTATTGTTCGGTACATGCATCACGTCTCTAACTCCATATCAAAACATCATCAATAGTCATGATTCTAACACCTAGTTACACAAAAAAAGCTTCAAACCAACCGCCTAGCTGATCAAAGGCCTTAAACACTTCCCCCCGAAGCCCGTCTTGACTCTTGCCCCTTCATCGCGTCGTAAAAAGGCCGGCCGAGTATAAGAGAGGGCCTGCAACTCTCCACCACGTAGAGCCTCAACTTCATAAGAGGCCTATAGCCTGCTTCGCCAATTCTCTCTAACCAGTTCAGCTCGGTGACGCCGATACATCTTTGGGGTTTGCCATCGTCGAACACAACTTCGATTCTTCTCTCACCGTCGTCTTGTGGCACCACCATGAGCTTAAGCCTATTGGCTTCGAGTAAGGAGATAATGTTGCCATCTAGCTTCTGGTTCATCTTGGCGATACAGGACTTAGCTTCTCCTTTTCGACTTTCGGGACGGGAATATACAGTCATAGCCTCGCTGTTATCCCTTTGGTCGACTTTCAGTATCATGCTCACTGGGTGAGATTGAACCGGATTGCGTGCCTGAGGGTGTTTGGTTCTTGATCCAAGAGTCTCATGAGACCCAGTGTCGTTTGTGGAGACTGTTCTGGAGGCGGAACCCGACAATGTCGATTGACGGAACTTCGAATCAAACAGATCAGTATCCAAAATTCGTGCTATTTTGATGTTCGGTGCCTCACCTCCATATTGGGAAGATCAAGTATCGATGATGTTTGTGACCCCCCGTTTGTCCTTGGAATGTCCCCAGTCTTAACCATGCTTTCACCCAGCTCAAAAAGAGCGCCATAAAGAACAGCCAGAGAGTCTCTTGAGTGTACGGAGCCCATCGGATTCCTGCGATGATCCGCTCGTTCTATCTGCCCCTGAATCTTTTCCATTATTTCCAGGTAGCTCCTGATATCGCTTCTTAAATGGCTCCTGTGCACGAGTTACATGAGCCATCTTTACGTGACGCTGATGTGTCATTGAGGAACGTTGTACTTACACACTTTTTTCCAATTTCTTGATCTCGGGGGAGATTGGCGATCTGCCTTTTATCTCCTTCATTTGCAGTTCCAATTGAATCACCAGGATTATCAGCGTGAGATTGGTTTTGATCCGTTCCATTTCCGGGAAAAGGGACACGACGGCATCCTTATGAAGCCACCAGTTGATGAAAGCTGGCAATGTTCGTTTTCCTTTCGCAAGGTTGCTGAACTGTCTCGCAGCTAGCTTGAGGCGTCTTCTGACCGATTTCGCGTCAATCGTTATGGCTTCGAACACCCGATGAGCTGAGATAAAGTCGAGAACATCAGAGCCGGTGCAATCTTCGCGATGCCGATTGAGAGACCGATGAGCGGAGCCCACTATGAGTGAGAATGATAGTATCTGGTTGGCACATCGATCAACATCGACCTGGGATACACCGCCTTGGCGAGAGAATTGATACAATGCGTCGGCTGACTTTTTGCCGTAGCGTACGAGCTGGACGAGAGCCGCCACGCTCGCGACAATCCCAATGGCCTCAGCcatcttcagcttcactgATGAATTGACTAATTGGTGGGTTCCTTGAACTAGAAAGACGATGACAAGGCAAGCTATTTCTCgggaggggcgggggggTTTACAGGctatgtatgtgtgtgtgtgtcaaaGTCTCGCTTGCATAGACAGCGAAGATATTAGAGTGATTCCGCGAGATTCCACACATCAATTCTTCCGTTGCATCCAAAGCAGGCTGAGGGGCAGTACATTCCCATCCGGTAATGTGATAGACACAACACACTGCTTGGGCGTTCATGCAGGCGCATGAGTGGAAAATCGAGCCTCTCAAGATGGAAGGCGAAATGGTGGGCTGACTGACTACCATGCTGCGACCAAACAAGAGTGAAAACCGTTGGCATGATCGACTATGTCCACCACACCCTATGCACCCCATACATGCTGCAGCCAGCGCCGAGAAAGACTTGCCCCTTTCGAGATCAGGCTGCGCATCGGGACGCAGTTTCGGTCAGGTCATTGGTATCTAAATTGCCATCGTTTTATCACTTCGACTTGTAGTATGTGAAGGAATCGAACGGGGCGTTTTTGCAATACAATGAGGATTCAAGATCATGGCCGGATGACTCCCTGCAACGTCCCGGGCGCGTGTCTCCACTTTCTCGGCGCGTCCGGTATCAATCGATCGGGAGACCGGAACGGCCGAGGGCCGGGCTAGGTTCGTCCGTCAGGCTGGGCCGAAGATTGTGAGAAGCCAGGCGACTTTCGGAGAGCTTCGGTGGATCGATGACTAATAGTACGAGAGACCTGGTGATGTCATGGACCATCAATCCCGTCCCTGACATAAAACAGAATCATCATCTTCCAACGGGGCTTCGTCTGATATTTCCCAGCAAACAACTACAGCAATTCCAAACCGCCAGACCAGCTTCACAATGACATACTCGCGAGTCGGTGTGGTGACGGGCGCCAACAAAGGCATCGGATACGCGATCGGTAACCCCTCATCCAATCCCTGAATCACGTCATGATCGGTCCGCTCACATTCCCCATCATCAGTTCGCCAGCTTGCGCTGCAATACCCCAAATCTCACCTGAACAACGGATCATTCCTCATCTACCTGACGGCTAGAGATAAGTCTCGAGGCGAGCAGGCGGTCAAGAACATTCAAGGCGATGCGGACCTCAAGCAGGCCAAGGCCCTGTCCGCACACGGCGGCGCTACCGAGATCAAGTACCACCAGCTTGATATTTCAGACACCAACAGCATTTCGGACCTCTCCTCGTTCCTGAGGAAGGAACACCCCGATGGCATCGACTTTGTTgtcaacaacgccggcatCGCGATGCAAGGGTTTGGTGAGTGCACGACATACTGTCGCAGCCGTGTCCCCGCGTTGGTTCTAACGGAAAAATACTAGACTCGAACGTGGTGAAGAACACCCTGGCGTGCAACTACTATGGCACCCTCGAAGCGACGCAAGCCTGGATCCCCGTCCTCAAGCCCGACGGCCGCATCGTCAACGTCGCGTCGGTGTCCGGGGCGCTGAGCCAGTACTCGCCCGAGATCAAGAAGCGCTTCCTCGACGCGCAGTCGGTCGCCGACGTCACCAAGCTCATGGAGgagttcgccgccgcggtGGAGAAGGGCACGCACGAGAAGGACGGATGGCCGAGCGCGGCGTACGCCGTctccaaggccggcgagatCGGTATGACGAAGGCGATCGCCAAGGAGTTGCAGGACAAGGGAAGCAAGTTGCTGGTCAACTCGTGTCATCCGGGCTATGTCGTGACTGATATGACTCGCGGAGGGGGGACCAAGACCCCGGACGAAGGTGCGCAGACTCCTGTTCATCTGGCGATTGCGAACATTGGCGGGAAGACGGGGGAGTATTGGTCTGATGAGAAGGTTGCGAAGTGGTAGGCCTGGGGTCAATGTGAAATGTAATATCATGTAAAACTTTGTTATCGTCGTTATCATATCGCTATACAGTCTCAAAACCTGCAATGATTGCATCTATCTATTCGAGCGTCTATATGCGTCCACACAGCTGGCCGCAGACCATAACTCCGTGCATGATACCTATAATCCAGAGCCAGTAAAACACCGGGAAATGGAACCCCTATTCAAGCTTCTCCTTCCAAGCAAAATATTGGTAAGGGATATAAATCGCAGAAGTTGCTGCAAGGAACGCCGCCAATCCAAAGGCAGAAGAATCAtccgccgtcaacgccaaATAGATGCTCATGATTATGCCAATGATTACAATCACCACAATAATGAGGAATAGGAAGTGGTGCAAGTTGAAGGCCTCATTGACCCGTATGCCCCATCCGATGGTTGGCTTCACGTAGACCCCGGCCTCGCGGTGCAGTGGATAGCGAAGCTTCTTCGGGAACGTCGTGATCCAGTACTTGTCGCTGTGTTGGCCTGGTCGTGTGAGGTGCCACAGCGGGATTGACGCCAGTTCGACGTCGAACATTGGTACCGGTTCGTATAAATAGTTTCCCGCCTTCACTTCGGACTCCGGAGGGAACTCGGCGCACTTGATATGGTTTGGCACGGTGGCTTCTCCGACTGGGACGAGTTGAAACTTTGTCGAGTTAGCACTAGCACTTCGGGGTTGTTCCAACACAGGAGAGGAGAATGTTCACCCGTACGAAATCCCCCGTGTCCATTTTGAAAAGGCTGATTTCGGAGAGAGACTGAAACAGTCGAGGTATCCATTCCATCCAGCTTGGTATCCTCTGCGCCAGATACTCGGATGCACGGTTGAAGACGGTTGAGGCTGACaaaggaagaaggaaggaagtCTTCCAGGTCGAACGCTCCCTTATCATTTGATATTCCTCCAATATTTGCTGACAAAGATACTGGTCATTTTCGAAGGAGCTGCACTCAATGTGCACCAGTACCGGAAGGCTCTTCTGGTTGATACACACCAAAAGATACTGCAGACTAggttcttcctcctcttccgatGTCTGTTCCTCGGACCACGACGTAtttgtcgtcgacgagaacgaTCTTGTTCTAAATGAAGATGTTTCGAAGTCGGAACTCTGGCCGGACGCGCTGGATGAGCTTCCCCCAGGACGTAGGTGTgctggcggtggcggagAGAGGCCATTTGGAGCATGGCCTGAGTCTTCTTGAGCGATTGTGAGACTGGCGAGACCATCGTTGGCCAATCGTTCTAGAAACCGCCTCATCCCGCCTGGAGACAGCTCCCTAGCATCTAGAAACATGTCATCGCCACAAGCCTGTAAGAGTTGGTCAGAATTGGTCTCTCGGGAACCAGATTAAGAAGAGTGTAGCCACTTACACAGGTGTACCTAACTCTTTCGTAGCCAGGTTTCGGTGGAGACCACAAGTCATAGAGCCAAGCATATAGCTTCGCTCTCCAGCTCATCAGTTTGGACCTTTCAATCGGCTTCAAGTTTCCCAGCTCTGGTGTCTCCTCTATTTCCTCACGGATCGGATAGAGAAAATTGCGGAATTCAGCTTTGAAGTGGGTCAGCGGTGCTCCAGAGATAAAAAAGCTCCTGGTCTCTTGGAGATCCACCAGCGTTTTGATGCTCTCGCGGTCTTCTTCATCTGAGGAGCTTTCCTCTTCGTCGTAATCCGGCGCCATTTCTGACTTTTCTGTCGGAAGGCTGTTTGAGGAGGCTTCAACCCCATTGAGGAAACGTTCCAAAGTCAAGTTCCGCTTGTCATCTTCGGGGAGAGTGGCGTGAACCTTGTCTCTACTGTCATTGTCGTACGAGACAATTTTCTCGTGGACACTCAACGAGATGAGCCTTCTGTGACTCCGTGGTCTGAGAAACTCGATGGCCACCTTCTGTTTCTGGTTCGGCGATTGTGAGCGCAACGACAAGTAATATCTCTTAAGTAGGCGTTCGTGATTTCGGAAGAACCGGTCATCTTGTAGGCGCTTAGCCGCGTCCAGGTACAGAGGAACCAGATTCGGGTCATTGATCAGAAGGTCCGCCAGGTAGCTGACCGCGGCTGTCCGGACTTCCCACCGAACTGACCCTGAACCATCCTGTGATTGGATGTCTTCAGGCCCGGAGACCATCGACTTGAtttcatcctcgtcctcgtttTGATGATAaggtgtgtctgtgtgtctgTAGAAGCTCTCAATCTTTTGCTTGGCGACATCATCATTGCCAGCATTTCTTGTGTTCTCCAATGAGGATGGCTTTGTCGATGCAAGCCTCACGCTTGACCATGGACTAGATCGACCGGAGGTGCCGTCACTTTCGATACTGGACCTTCCGGAGACCCATAATACTTCTGGAATTTTTGTTCGTTCTTGATCTTGGGTGATGTCACTGAACCTCGAGGTGTCAGTCTCTTCGATTTCGTCAGGTTGCCTATGGTCCAGAATCTCCCGACGCAGCTTTAGTACTTCTGTTTCAATCGCCTCATGCTTTTTGTACCTCCACTGGGCGTAGTATATCGCTGCAAGCTCGGTCATCGTTTGGGTAGTATCAGGGTGGGCTATACCAATCTCCTGGCGTAGCTTCAGTAGTTCTCTCGTGATCTTCTCCTGCTTTTCATACCTCCCCTGGGCGTAGTAAGCTGATGCAAGTTCAGTCATACTTTGGATAGTATCAGGGTGGGCTTGACCAAGCATCTCTCGACAGAGCTTTAGCAGTTCCTCCAACTCGGCAGTGGAAGGCGAAACGCCATGATCTCTCTCCACGTTCACCTCTCTATCATTACTGACGCCAAGGAGCGGGATAATTTTGCCGATTGGGATCTTCTTCCTGCGTGCCAATATGGCGATTCGGGCGATTGCGAGTGGTCGATACCCGACTCGTTCAGAGACGAACGCGCTTTCCGCAGCCGTAACCTTTTCCCCCGTAATACTTTGAATTAGCTGTAGTGTTTCGCCCTCTGTCATCCCAAGAACTTGAAGTGCTTTGGTTCCTCTGATCGGATGTATTTCTGGCTGGTTGCTCCTGGTCGTAAATAAGATCGATCCGTGATCACAGTCGGGTAAGTAGCGCTTCATCATATCGCTCGGACTGGCCGCATGTTGTGTATGTTCGGCACTCTTTTCAGGGGAAAACAGCTTTGTGTCGTCAGCGTTGTCGACGACCATCAGCCACCGATGCCGGTTCGCCCTTTCCAACCAGGCTTTCACAAGGGAAAGAACATCAACATTGGGTTCGTCATATCCATGTATGCCGCATCTCCGAGCAATGGAGTGGTATGACTGGCGGAATTGCTCTTGGCTGCCTGCAGAGACCCAGAACACCGAAACAAAAATTCGTTCATGGCGTAGCCAGTATACATAAGCAAGCGCAATCTGCGTTTTTCTGTACAAACGTTAGTAAGTTGAAGATGATTAATGGGTTAGCTCGATATATCTACCCTATACCACCTGCACCCCAAAGAACTACTCGTGAGCATGGTTTTAAGGCCTGTTCTCGGTAGGGCTGCCTATGCCTGAACAGTTTGCCGATGCGATCTAGCGTTCTAGATCGTCCAACGAAACCCGGATTCTTGAGAAACGGAACGACGACTTCCTGATATTAGCAAAGCTGTTGTGCGCGGGAGACTGGGCGTCAAATACGTACACCATGGCTTAGTGGTCGTTGACCTGTCTGCTTGCGTGTAATACTCCAGCAGCGCTTTTGTCGCGGaagctgctgttgctgctgcgaAGCTTTGCCACTTCTTGCTGTTGTGGCTGTCGGCGTAGTCACAAACTCCCCTGACAACAATGCAGGGAATCTCATCCCATATCCTGGCCCCTCCCGTCTCAAAGGCTATAATGCCATGCTCTCTAGCAATCCGGTCACGGCGTTCACCTGATTTAATGGCCGTTTCACTTGAGCCCATACGGCCGATGTGTATCCACGGCCctggtgtgtgtgtgatgcTTTCTTCACTGGCTAGTTCTTGCCTTTTCCTTGAATCGAGTCGTCTTCTCAAGACCTGGCGCCCGGCGTCACACCCAAGCTCTAGACACGACGCATTTATTGCTCCGGCGCATGCGGTGGCTTCACTACAGCCACAGTCTGAGGAATGCCGATGTTTGTGTAAGTTTTCTGGCCCATAAAGAGTGTCCTCTTCATCGGCAAGGCGGACGTAGTAGTCTCGGCGCCTTTTCTTGATGGCTGCCTTCTGTAATTTCTCCAGTATCTCAGTGGCCCGGGTCTGAAGACCTTTCAGGCCGAGCTTTGTTGAGAATATGGCGAATAATGAAACAATTTGTTTGTTTGGTCGGCCAAAGAAATCATCGGTGGTTGCTTTCCTAGAATATATGTGAGGATACTGCTGGTCAAGGTCGTATTGAACAAGGTTCTTGCTGATAATCACGTCTCCCAGTAAAATCTCATTGTCCGTCCCTGGGCTGGGCACCCCGCCGCAAATGCCAGCCAAAACAGTCAGCTCTATCAGGGGATGCGCTACGCGGAGAGCGATTGCTGCACTTGCACCACTTGTCTTTatgccggcgaggagaagcaggaTGATATTGTGGCTTCCGATGCGGCCGGCCTTGAATCTGCTGTAGCCTTCGGGTAGTGTTTCCTGTGGAAACATGGTGTCCGACCAGAGCTCATCGAAGGCCAGGGTTATGGCATCATATTCGAGGGGTAGCGCACAGACAATGGCGAAATGGAAGCGAGGTCGTTGTACGTCCATGGCAGAGTGTGTCAGAGGTATCCTCGCGAGTGCTTTTGGGGGATGTTCTGCGTCGGACCTTCACTTGGCTCTGGGAGAGCAGTCGATGGACCCTGTCGAGTTAAAAGAGGTTGAAGAATGTAGAATCGGCAGGCGCCaggcagcatcagcatcatcatTTGGAGTAAGGCTATGTATGCTGCGGCTTTTCTTTGCCTGGCTGGTCATCGTCAACAGCCACCGATTGGTCCGTAGGGAGAGCTGTGCCTCTCGTCAGTTTTACCAATCAGGATAAGAGACCAGGAAGCCGAAAGGACACTCGCTAAGGCTATTTATTATGTGCTTAATTGACAAGAATAACCTGTGTGAGGTTACTTACATTATGGATAAACTGAAGAAGTCAAATCAGTGTTTATAAAAGAGGAtgaaaagagaagagagaaacgTAGAGGGGATTGATAGGAAGAAATAGTGACAAAAGACAGACGACTTGCAAAGCTGGAAATACAACCAATGAAGCTGTTGACAACTGGGATGCAAAAATGAGGTCCATCCAGGATTCGAACCTGGGCCTACGGAAATTCCAAGATCAGAATCCGACGTCCTAACCAACTAGACTAATAGACCAATTCGATTGGTGCTTATTGAGAAGACAGTAGCAAACTAGAAACTATGTACTCTTTGAATGGACTGACCATGGGCAGCTGCAGGGTCTTAAGTCTGCTACGAAGACAAATAATCAGATAGCGACTCTGAAGAATAATTCGAGATTGCGTTGGATCGAAATCGCGAGATGAAAAGGCTGCGGCACTCTTAGAGCTGTGCTGCGTTTACGCTCTGTACCATATCAACATGCGAACCATACCCGCCTGTGCCCCTTGCGATCTCTTGGAAAATTACACGGGTTTCCTGCATAATTCATCTTTGCAACCCAAGGTGGAAACTTCAATGTCTTTAAGCTGTGGCGTCTTCAAACATTGAAACAAAGCCGACTCCGCTGGCCGCAATGAGAAAAGCATGTGAGAAGGGTTCAAGGGGGGGGACTCGGGGGGAGTTGTAGACAGCGGGAGACTTTGCCCCGCGTCCGACGTGTCTGCAAGCACTATTCGTACTTGGGGGGCTTCTGCCCGAGGCCCGGTCCCTGCGCAAGAATGGACACAGAAGAACGAGAGGTGTTCGCTACACAAAGTTCCCCTGCCAGTTCCGCCATAGTCAAaatgccgccgacgccgccgcctgcgatTGACCAGACCAGACGTGAGCTTTGCAGCTTGCATCCTGAGATTCGTGGAGTCCATGCGTCGTTCTCTCGTTCTCTACGTAATATGCCAAATGGATTAATCTTGGTTCTGGCATGAGTCTGTGAAAGTCTCGTTCCGTTGGAACGAAAGGCTCGTGTCTGGCCCGAAACCCTCCCATTTCCTCCGTTCCGTTCGGGCTGTGCGGCCGTGGCGTTCGGCCACCAAGAGGATGGCGCCCAAAGTCAATTGCATGATGGGCGTTGTGGCTTGCAACCCACCCATCGACAAGACTGAAAGCCGGGTGTTGACGAATCGCACTTGATCTTTTCCATATGACCAGGACATTGCAGTGACGTTAGCTACGGGTCAACATGGGTTGAAGAGTGGCCTCGACGGGACCATGCCATACTCCATACTCAGTTGCCTCGGCCAAAAGAGACGGAAAAAAGGGAAACCAGTCAAGTGTCCAATTTCGCAAATTGCATGTTCCAACAGCCAACCGCCAAACTCAGGCAGGTCAGCATGGGTTCAACAACCTCACCGCCCAATGAGAAACTCTGGCCACTGCTTTTCGGTCGGCCAAGGGAACCTGACCGGGCGCTGCGGCATAGCATTGGCTTCGTGCCTCTGCCAAGATGCCAAGAATCATAGTCAGGAAGCCTACAGTGACGCAATCGGGGACTGGCAACGAGGAAGGGGGTAAGGAAGAAGCCAACTCCGAGGAGAAGATGTTGTTTCTATCTCACAGGTTAACAGCAGAATGACGCGTCTCACATTGGGGGGTCAGACAAGATGCCGTCATGTTGAATGATCTTGTCAGAAAGCCGTAATTCTTGACGACAGATGGTGACTGGAAGAAAGCAGGTCGCGATGAGGCCAGGCGCGCGTTCAATGTCTCACCCCCTCCGCGGCCAGCCTCATTGCTTGTCGCTCATGCCAATAAAGCTTCGCATTCCCTTGGCCCCAAGGACTCAAAGGGGACCCGGCcacttcccctcccccatcgcAATGCCATTCGACAGCCACGGTCCGGGACCAGGCATGCGGTTCAAATAAACCGGACCGGCCAACCCATGCGGCGAACGGCACCTGGAGAGACGAACGCCTTCACCCGCGCGAAGCACGCCATTTCTCTGTTTCTTTCACATCttgagagacagagagagatgaTAAAAATCCCTCGTACAGATACACGTGCCGGCTATCGCAAATTGGCGCATCACGCATCCGCGTGGGATATGCAGGGAGCCGGACACCCCGACGCCAAGCTGCCGGGAACGCGCCGACGAACGGTCTCGACGCTGTCGATTGTTTGAATGGACCGAGAGCTGCCAGTTTGCCTCGGAGTAGTAGACGCAGCTTGCGCCCGAAAGGGACCGTCCTGACAGTTGCTGTTTTTCCCTTGTGTCTCTGCctgctcccctccccccccccccacgccATGATATATGCAACAAGATTAGATATGACAGCCGTACGCGTCCCTCACTGCCTTCTCAGGACGCCTCGATAAGAGACACCCATCTCCGTCTTTATCTATTCCGGGGCTCCATCGCGTCACCATCCCCTCATCGCATCCGTCCCTGGGAACCCCCGCCTCCCTCACTTGGAGTGGCGGCACTGTACCCCCGGCCATCTACTGCGTTTCCTCGGCCTTTGGCCATTGATTTCGAGGTGCTGTTCCTCCTTTGATGACTGCAGAGACCAGAACGATTTGGGCGCAAACTTAAACAGAGAGGGACGCAGGGCCTGGACTCCGCAGAGAGTGAACTGACATGTGCCGCCCATGTCATGTACCATCAACACTACCTCCAAGTCGTACAGCCCCATACTCcaaggggagaggaggggagagaggaggaggtaACCGATCGCGAAAGGTATTCTGTAGACTCTCACTCGCTGCCACggcgcccccctccccaatTCATCCTCCCCCAGTCGCCTCCAGACCCCTTTCAGACCCCGTCTACACTGCTACACTGCGTCAGGCCTAGTTCGCCGGAGAAGAATCCGCTCTCTTGCAGACCTCGCATATCGTACCCCGTCGCCCCCACCATCCACCATCCCGCCGCTCTGTGTACACTACCTCACTAGTGTCCTACGAAGAAGGTTGGTTGCTCTGCTCCCGCTGCGACGCTGCAGTGTGGCCTGCCGGC encodes:
- a CDS encoding Putative tetratricopeptide-like helical domain superfamily, nucleoside phosphorylase superfamily, whose amino-acid sequence is MDVQRPRFHFAIVCALPLEYDAITLAFDELWSDTMFPQETLPEGYSRFKAGRIGSHNIILLLLAGIKTSGASAAIALRVAHPLIELTVLAGICGGVPSPGTDNEILLGDVIISKNLVQYDLDQQYPHIYSRKATTDDFFGRPNKQIVSLFAIFSTKLGLKGLQTRATEILEKLQKAAIKKRRRDYYVRLADEEDTLYGPENLHKHRHSSDCGCSEATACAGAINASCLELGCDAGRQVLRRRLDSRKRQELASEESITHTPGPWIHIGRMGSSETAIKSGERRDRIAREHGIIAFETGGARIWDEIPCIVVRGVCDYADSHNSKKWQSFAAATAASATKALLEYYTQADRSTTTKPWFVVPFLKNPGFVGRSRTLDRIGKLFRHRQPYREQALKPCSRVVLWGAGGIGKTQIALAYVYWLRHERIFVSVFWVSAGSQEQFRQSYHSIARRCGIHGYDEPNVDVLSLVKAWLERANRHRWLMVVDNADDTKLFSPEKSAEHTQHAASPSDMMKRYLPDCDHGSILFTTRSNQPEIHPIRGTKALQVLGMTEGETLQLIQSITGEKVTAAESAFVSERVGYRPLAIARIAILARRKKIPIGKIIPLLGVSNDREVNVERDHGVSPSTAELEELLKLCREMLGQAHPDTIQSMTELASAYYAQGRYEKQEKITRELLKLRQEIGIAHPDTTQTMTELAAIYYAQWRYKKHEAIETEVLKLRREILDHRQPDEIEETDTSRFSDITQDQERTKIPEVLWVSGRSSIESDGTSGRSSPWSSVRLASTKPSSLENTRNAGNDDVAKQKIESFYRHTDTPYHQNEDEDEIKSMVSGPEDIQSQDGSGSVRWEVRTAAVSYLADLLINDPNLVPLYLDAAKRLQDDRFFRNHERLLKRYYLSLRSQSPNQKQKVAIEFLRPRSHRRLISLSVHEKIVSYDNDSRDKVHATLPEDDKRNLTLERFLNGVEASSNSLPTEKSEMAPDYDEEESSSDEEDRESIKTLVDLQETRSFFISGAPLTHFKAEFRNFLYPIREEIEETPELGNLKPIERSKLMSWRAKLYAWLYDLWSPPKPGYERVRYTCACGDDMFLDARELSPGGMRRFLERLANDGLASLTIAQEDSGHAPNGLSPPPPAHLRPGGSSSSASGQSSDFETSSFRTRSFSSTTNTSWSEEQTSEEEEEPSLQYLLVCINQKSLPVLVHIECSSFENDQYLCQQILEEYQMIRERSTWKTSFLLPLSASTVFNRASEYLAQRIPSWMEWIPRLFQSLSEISLFKMDTGDFVRVNILLSCFQLVPVGEATVPNHIKCAEFPPESEVKAGNYLYEPVPMFDVELASIPLWHLTRPGQHSDKYWITTFPKKLRYPLHREAGVYVKPTIGWGIRVNEAFNLHHFLFLIIVVIVIIGIIMSIYLALTADDSSAFGLAAFLAATSAIYIPYQYFAWKEKLE